Within the Bacteroides sp. genome, the region TTGGGTAAATTCTCCTATCTTACGGGCTGCAGTGCCGGGGTTTTCTTTTGGGAACAGGGATAACAGCTGCAAGGTGAAAATCTCGGGAAAAAGGACAAAGTCGCTTTTATACCCCGAGGCTACATCCACAAAATATTCACACTGAATGGCAAACTCATTGAACCCCCGGATAGGGCGCATTTGGTATTGTACTACACAGATTCTGACCGGGGAGGCAGCGAAAAACTGACGCTCCTTCTCCTCTTTATATTCGAAGTTGGTCCACTCAAGATAAGTGGCAAAATTTGAAGACTCCTTGTCGTCCTCCAGATATTCTCTGATAATCTTTTTGAGCGAAAACCCATTTGACAACTGAGGGGTAAGCACGGGGTCAAAAATGGCGCGGCTGGTTACTTTGTCCACATATTGGCTAATGCTAAGCTCAGTCCGGTGATCCTTATAACCTGGCAGCCGGCCTCCTACTACAATCCGGCGCAGGTTCAGTTTCCTGCAAAGTTCTTTTCTGGCTTCGTATAAGCGGGTGGACAATTTCATCCCTCTAAAATCAGGATGAACCATCATTTCCATTCCGTAAAGTGTGTCGCCTTCCGGATCGTGTGTCCCGATATTCCCATTATCGCAGATATCATCCCAAGACATGTTCATGTCAAAATCTCCCGAGTCTATGATGAGGCTCGAACTTGATGCCGCCAGGCGGTCATCGATCTCAATGACTATTTGACCCATCGGGAATCGGGCAAGCTGATTTTTAACATTGTTTTCTGTCCATACCTTCATCCCCGGAAAGGAGCGTTTCTGCATGTCTATGAGTTGCTCGAAGTCTTCCGGCATTAATTGCCGGATATGGAGTTTATTTTCAAATTCGTGGAGATCAAACTTTTCCATATAAGTCTTAATATTTTTCGCGGATATCTATTATGCCACCATTGGTGAACTCCGGGGAGAACAACAATTTTGCAAGGTGCTTCCCTGCAACCTGGGGAGGAACCAGCTGTCCTGTCTCTTTTAATTCAATAAATCTCTTACGGTGAATAAACTGTTCATCGGTAGTGGCCCTGATGGCTGTTTGCATCTCTGTGTCTATGATCCCGGGAGCCACTGCCATGACCTCAACGGGATAATCAAGGTCTTCCTGCTCTGTTCCTGCACAACGGGTAAACATGTCCATGCCAGCCTTTCCGGTACAATAGCTGCTCCATCCATGATAAGGATTTTTTGCAGCACCTGATGATATATTGATCACTCGCTTTTCCATTTTCCACCCCTTGGTGTATTTAATAAATGCTGAAGTTAATAACATGGGAGCAATCAAATTGATACGCATATGCTGTTCCACCTCCTCCGGGGAACAATCCTCAATTCTGCCAACAGGATGAATGACCCCTGCATTATTAATCAAATAAACCCCGCTGGCTTTATCCAGGGGTATCTCCTCAAAGATCATTCGGCCCAGTTCAGGAACATCCATTGTAACCCCAAAATCGAATGAAATAAAGGTTATCGGACAGTTTCTGGCAGAAGCCAGCTTTTCCAGCTTTTCACTTTTTCCACGGGAAACGCAGATCAGGTGATGCGTCTCATGCAGTAATTCAAGGGCAATGCCCTCTCCGAGGCCTTTGCTGGCCCCGGTAATGATGATATAGTTCATATGTTTTTGTTTTATTCTTTCTCTTCTAATTTCCCATAAGACCTGACTGAACCTGTGTTAGGATAAAACTCCACTTCTTCAATGTAATCAGGAAGATTCGTAACTACTCCAAATTGATTGATTAGCAGTCTTGCACTGGCCCGAATGGTATTGCCTGTGCGAATTACCACATTGGCATGCTCTGGCACTCTGTAATAAAAACCATTGGCAGGTAGTTCAGGATCAACATTACGGTTTACGAAAACCCCAAGCTGACGCGTAGTCTCATTCCTTTCTGTCGAAAGGGTGATCGGAGTACCCTCACGTTTTTCTGCCGGCAATACCCCCTCCCGTTCACTGAAATAGAAAAGAGTACGCGGAGATGTGCCCAGATCAGGATTTGGGACAATAGTGTAACGGTAATAGATTTCGCTGGTGGATTCCAGCCCTTTGAAAAGCTGAAGATAATCCTCTTCCATCTTTGCCATTTCGGTGAACATATATTCAAGGGCTTCCTTGCTGTAAGGAACCTCGGCATAGCCATGAATGATCTCAAAACGCTTATCCCTTACCTCAAGGATAAAATCAGCCACTTCCTTAGCCCTCACCTCCGGGCTTTTTTCTACCATACTCCTGCGGAGTGTCTGGCGCTCTACAGTCAAAGTGTCCACACGCACTCGCTCCAGAATGGTGTCAACTTTTTCCTGCAAGTTGGAATCGATGAAGTAATTAAAAGTAGCATCCGAACCATAATATCCGTGCTCCCTGGTTTCATCCATTCCCCTTAGGAATTCCTGGTTGTTGAAGGACTTATTGATACTCTGAATTAAGCCGGTTTCACTAAGGGAAAGAAACAGGGGGTAGGCTTCATCAGCTTTTTCAGGAAACTCCACAAAATAAAACTGGTCGGGATCAGGTTCGGAATAGCTGTTGATGGTGATCTCCGAAATTTCATAACTGGTGGAGGGATACCGGATTACATTTTGCAAGCCAAGATATTTCATGGCAAATTCTGCATAGGGCCCGGGAACCTGTTGCATCCGTTTCACAGTAACATCTACAGTTATTACCGTCCGGGGTAGAACATAGAACAGCCCTTGGGTTCCTGCCTTAATATCTGCACTGCGCACATGCGTTACAATCAGAGGCTTTTGACTCTGACAGGCTGGAACCGTGAGAAAAAAAATAATGAGCAGAATGGGGAAGATCCTTTTCATGAAGAGCGGAATTTTATGAGGATAAGTTATAATTATCTTCAAAAATAGGAAAAATAATGGGAGAATATTTTTCTAAATTTGTTTGTAAATACATTCCTATGCTATTAAAGATAGAAGATCAGGATATTGCCCGGTTAATAATGGTTGGCGATCGGGTGTTGATAAAACCCCGTTCAGGTTCAGAGAAAACCAAAGGCGGGCTTTACCTCCCTCCCGGAGTAGAGGAAAAAAGGCGTGTGCAGTGGGGCTATGTCATCAAATGTGGCCCTGGATACCCTATCCCCTCCAGCCCTGAAACCGATGAACCCTGGAAAGAGCAAAAGGACAAAACCCAGTATATTACCCTTCAGGCCCATGAAGGTGACCTGGCCGTTTTTCTGCAGGAAGGGGGAATTGACATTGAATTTAACCGTGAGAAATACATCATCCTCCCTCACTCGGCCATTTTGATGCTTATTCGCGATGATACCCTTTTTGAATAAACCACTTTTCCAGCGGGAGGAAAGTAAGCTTATAGACTTGATTCTCACAATTTTCCTATTTTTGTTTAACCTTAATTCACATATACCATGCTCAGCGAGAAAGATCATCAGCAGTTAAAGGATAAGGGCATTAGCCCGGAGCAGCTTCAGCATCAACTCGATCAGTTTATTAAGGGTTTTCCACCTGTCAGGCTTCACCGGCCTGCTATTCCCGGCGATGGAATTCTTCGGTTGGGAGAAGAAGATGTCGTTGAACTGGTCAATTTCTTCAGCAGCAGTGCTCCTGAAAAAAAAGTGGTGAAATTTGTTCCTGCAAGCGGAGCCGCCACCCGGATGTTTAAAGATCTTTTTACCTGGCGTGAGAAGCTAAAAAGCGGAGTCTTGCCCCGGGAACTCATGGATAGCGACCCTTCAGCAAAGCAATTCTTTTCTGATATTAAATCCTTTGCCTTCTGGGATGACCTCGCGCTTATCATGCAACGCGACCGCGTGGACGCCGACCATATGCTGGCTACCGGGCATTATCTGACCCTGCTCGACTATATCCTCTTTGAATACGGTTTAGATTATGCTGCCCTTCCCAAAGGTTTGCTGATGTTTCATAAATATGGACGCGATGCCAGGACC harbors:
- a CDS encoding bifunctional GNAT family N-acetyltransferase/carbon-nitrogen hydrolase family protein; this translates as MEKFDLHEFENKLHIRQLMPEDFEQLIDMQKRSFPGMKVWTENNVKNQLARFPMGQIVIEIDDRLAASSSSLIIDSGDFDMNMSWDDICDNGNIGTHDPEGDTLYGMEMMVHPDFRGMKLSTRLYEARKELCRKLNLRRIVVGGRLPGYKDHRTELSISQYVDKVTSRAIFDPVLTPQLSNGFSLKKIIREYLEDDKESSNFATYLEWTNFEYKEEKERQFFAASPVRICVVQYQMRPIRGFNEFAIQCEYFVDVASGYKSDFVLFPEIFTLQLLSLFPKENPGTAARKIGEFTQQYLELFSELAIKYNINIIAGSHFTPEGENLYNIAYLFKRNGEIGKQYKLHITPNEKKWWGVMPGNSLEVFDTDKGKVAILICYDMEFPELTRIAVERGARIIFVPFCTDDRQGYLRVRYCSQARCVENQIFVAIAGTVGNLPQVDNMDIQYAQSGIFTPSDFSFARDAIAGECTPNVETVIINDIDLELLRRHRNRGTVTNWNDRRTDLYQVLALDAQKEKEEKD
- a CDS encoding co-chaperone GroES family protein; its protein translation is MLLKIEDQDIARLIMVGDRVLIKPRSGSEKTKGGLYLPPGVEEKRRVQWGYVIKCGPGYPIPSSPETDEPWKEQKDKTQYITLQAHEGDLAVFLQEGGIDIEFNREKYIILPHSAILMLIRDDTLFE
- a CDS encoding DUF4831 family protein, whose amino-acid sequence is MKRIFPILLIIFFLTVPACQSQKPLIVTHVRSADIKAGTQGLFYVLPRTVITVDVTVKRMQQVPGPYAEFAMKYLGLQNVIRYPSTSYEISEITINSYSEPDPDQFYFVEFPEKADEAYPLFLSLSETGLIQSINKSFNNQEFLRGMDETREHGYYGSDATFNYFIDSNLQEKVDTILERVRVDTLTVERQTLRRSMVEKSPEVRAKEVADFILEVRDKRFEIIHGYAEVPYSKEALEYMFTEMAKMEEDYLQLFKGLESTSEIYYRYTIVPNPDLGTSPRTLFYFSEREGVLPAEKREGTPITLSTERNETTRQLGVFVNRNVDPELPANGFYYRVPEHANVVIRTGNTIRASARLLINQFGVVTNLPDYIEEVEFYPNTGSVRSYGKLEEKE
- a CDS encoding (S)-benzoin forming benzil reductase encodes the protein MNYIIITGASKGLGEGIALELLHETHHLICVSRGKSEKLEKLASARNCPITFISFDFGVTMDVPELGRMIFEEIPLDKASGVYLINNAGVIHPVGRIEDCSPEEVEQHMRINLIAPMLLTSAFIKYTKGWKMEKRVINISSGAAKNPYHGWSSYCTGKAGMDMFTRCAGTEQEDLDYPVEVMAVAPGIIDTEMQTAIRATTDEQFIHRKRFIELKETGQLVPPQVAGKHLAKLLFSPEFTNGGIIDIREKY